A window of Variovorax paradoxus genomic DNA:
GGCGGTTCGACACCGTGCCGGCTTCCATGTCGAAGTCGTAGGCGTAGAGCTTGTTGAGCACCGTGTTGTTGAAGTACATGGTGCGGCCATCGCCCGACCAGGTCGGGCCGTTGGTCACCTCGAAGCCGTCGTCGTGGCGTGTGCAGCGGCCGCCGGCGTCGTAGCGGTAGAGCGCGCCGGTGGGTGCCTTGCAGTCGAAGTCCATGCTGCCGGCCCAGAAGCGGCCCCGCGCGTCGCACTTGCCGTCGTTGAAGCGGTTGCCGGTGCGTTCGGTCTCCGGCTGGTGCAGGTAGCGCGGCTTGGCCCCGTCGCCCGGCGCGGTGGTGTCGAACAGCGCGAAGCCGCGCCGCAGCGTGATGAAAAGGCCCGGCGCCGATGCGCGCTCGGCGATGGCGGTGATCTCCTCGTCGAAGGTCCAGGTGCGTTGCGCGCCGGTGGCGGGGTCGTAGCGGAAGAGGCGCGGCGTGAGGATGTCGATCCAGTACAGCGCCTGCTCGCGCTGCGACCACATCGTGCCTTCACCGAGGTTGGCGCCGGCGGGCCAGATGCATTCGGGCGCGCCTTCGACCACCGGCGCAGGCAATGAGGAAGAGGAAGAAGAGGGGGTGTTTGTCTCGTGCTTGTTCATTTGTTGTTCCGTTGCTCGGTGTCATGTCTTCTTGACGCGGCGGATCGTATCAAGGCATATTGATAATAGAAATTGAAAATACTGGCATCGATTGATATGCGTATTGCAATGTCATTTGCCGGGCTTCTGGAGACGCTTTCTTGAACTCGACCCAGCTTTCCATTCATCCGAGCCTGAAGGGCCGCACGGTGTTCGTCACCGGCGGCGGCAGCGGCATCGG
This region includes:
- a CDS encoding SMP-30/gluconolactonase/LRE family protein, whose protein sequence is MNKHETNTPSSSSSSLPAPVVEGAPECIWPAGANLGEGTMWSQREQALYWIDILTPRLFRYDPATGAQRTWTFDEEITAIAERASAPGLFITLRRGFALFDTTAPGDGAKPRYLHQPETERTGNRFNDGKCDARGRFWAGSMDFDCKAPTGALYRYDAGGRCTRHDDGFEVTNGPTWSGDGRTMYFNNTVLNKLYAYDFDMEAGTVSNRREWHRFPKPDGLPDGMTTDAAGRLWIAHWGGACVTCHDPVSAAELCRIDIPASHVTDCAFGDADLRTLYITTARNSLTPEQQAAEPLAGGLFRVRIGSPGVPAALFAG